AGGGCGATCGTATCTTGCCACTTACCCTGAATAGCAGTGGCGAGAACAGCGATTACAAGTAGCGTTTGCCCAATCCAAGCAGCAAAGCGGTACCCTTTCCAGTTGATAGACATCACCTTTTCTCCACATATTAAGTTTGCTCAATCGCTTTCACGGCGGCAGATAACGCTCTGTGACGTCCTGGCGATCTAACTCTTCGAAGATTTCTTCATGGCTGCCATGCTCAATCGCCCATGGGAGCAATTAAGCCCAGCCTATCGCTGGTGCACCTGATCTTGGCTTGGGGGACGGGGGGCTTGCCAAGAATCCATTACATCTTTGACCAGCACTTCTTGTAGGCAAGTTTGTACCACAATCAGCAGTGGAACAGACAAAAATAGCCCTAGCAACCCAAACAAGGCCGCAAATATGACGACCGAAAGCAGCGTAAACAGGGGCATGAGCGATACGGTTTGTTTCATGAGTATGGGCATGAGGATAAGGCTTTCAAGCTGCTGGATTAAGAAGTACAAGATCAGCACGGCAAGCCCTTTCCAGGGAGCATCTAGTAAGGCTAGTAGTATGGCTGGAATCGCGCTAATAACGGGGCCAACGTTAGGAATAATCTCTAGCAGCCCGGCGAGAATGGCATTGACTAGGGGCAGCGGCACTCCCAAAATCAGCAGCCCAATATAGCTCAGAGTGCCGATGGTTGCCATGCCTACTAGGGTGCCTTGAAACCAGCCCACCAACGAATGTTCGCACTTGTTCAAAATTTCGTTCACGCGATCGCGGTAGAAGGCGGGAAATGCGACGATGACGGTGCGTCGGTAGGAGCCAGGATTGACTAGCAACATGACGGTAGCTGCTACAACGAGCAATAGGTTGACTACCGCGTTGATCGACGAGTTGAGGATGATGAAAAAGTTGCCAAACGTGCTGGATACTAGTGCCTGGGCTTCATTTAGCAGGCGGTCTACCCCTTGGCTTTCTCCTAGACCCATGCCGGGAATGCGGCCCTGAAACCAGTTGTAAATGTTACTTAGGCGCTCGAGCGCCCCTGGCAGCAGCGCGCTTAGATTCTGAAGTTGGCCAATAAATCGGGGCAGAATAATGGCAAAAAGGCCAAAGACCAGCAGCAGGAGCAGGGCAATGGTGATGGCGATCGCAAGTCCCCGTTTAATCCGCAGCCGCCGTAAGACTCGCACCACCCGGTTTAGCACGGTCGCTATTACCACCGCTGCAAACAATAGCAGCAGCACCTGACGAATTTCCCAGAGCAAGTAGATAGAGACTCCCAGGGCCAGCAGGCCGACCCATTTTTTAAACTGCATCGCTCTATCTCCAGTGGTCCACAGGTGAGGCTTGTGAGTTACCTTGGAGACGAGTCACTATCACCCCAAACGGTGCTCACTTGGCCGATAGTAATCGGTTTGAGTCAGCCTCGCTTCTGTTTAAGGGAACAGTTGTGGAGCGTCAATCTGTAGCTTTGGCGCGGTTGGGTCGGGTGAGGTCTAGCTCGTTTTGGCTCATGCGATCGCGGCTGGATTTGGAGAGTTGGACATGCTGAATTTTTCAGCGTTGCTGATTCTAAGTGGGAACCGATTGCTGTAGCCACTGGAACCTCGTTCAAATATGAGTCAAGATCGCAAAAGCCTGAAGCCTATTAAAGGTGCTAATCGTGCCCTGCGCCGCCGGCTGAATCTAAGGGGAGAACTCGCCCTGGCGATCGCCCCAACGGCGGTAGTTTTAGCAGTTTTGGCCCTGGTCGAAGCGCTCAGCCAGCAGCGACTGCTGTTTGCCTCGTTGGCCTCCAGCGCCTTTTTGATCTACCTCGACCCACAGCACGGCACCAACTCGGTGCGCACGCTGCTGATCTCGCAGCTGATGGCGGCAGGTCTGGGCTTTATCACCTACACAACGGTGGGCTCGGGCTACCTGTCGGGCGGATTGGCAATGGTGATTACTATCGTGCTGATGATTGTGCTGGATGTGGTTCACCCGCCTGCGGTGGCGACGTCGCTGAGCTTTGCGCTGCGTTCGGGCAACGAGAGTAACCTGCTTTTATTTGGCCTAGCGGTGGGCATTACCGCCACGCTGGTTATGCTCGAAAAGCTGTCGCTGTGGGTGCTGGCCCGCCATAGTTCCTAGCGTTTCAACAGCCCATCCCCTTCGGCCCAGTCAACTACTAGCCTTTCAGGCGATGCTAAGCTCGCCGACCATCCCCAGGATAGAGAGCGTGACTGAACGAGCTCTACCTGCGGATTTTCCATGCGCCAACTGTTGATTCAAGTGCCTAGCGGCAACGGCGAGACCGTGTTGCAAAAGGCCAGGGACTATCAGGGCACCAACCTGGCCCAGTGGCAGGCCACTGGCGACAACCCCCACGACATGGTGCTGGTGCATGTCTCTAACCAGCGGGTAGAGTCGCTGCTAGAGGCGCTTCAAGATCTGCCGGAGCTAAAGGTTACCCTGGTGCCAACCGGGGTCATGGCCCTGCACCCCCCCGCCGGGCAGGCCGCGGAGCAGGTCACCCAGGTGGAGGAGCGCAGCCCGATTGAGATTTTTCTGGCCGGGCTACAGAGCGTGGGCTCGTGGAAGGGGTTTTTGAGCTATGCCGCGATCGCAGGCGTGATCGTCTGGATTGGGCTATTTACCAACACCACATACCTGCTGGTGGCGGCCATGCTGATCGCCCCCTTTGCCGGACCCGCCATGAATACGGCGATTGCCTCGGCCCGGGGCGATCGCCACCTGATGGGCCGCAGCGTGCTGCGCTACTTCACCGCCCTGCTGGTCACCATTGCGGTGGCGGCCCTGCTCAGCCTGGTGTTTCAGCAGCAGATTGCCACCCCGCTGATGATCGACAACAGCCAGATCTCAGCGGTGGCAGTGCTGCTGCCCCTGGCCGCGGGGGCGGCGGGGGCCGTCAACCTGGTGCAGTCGGAGCGCAGCAGCCTGGTGTCGGGCACGGCCACTGGCATGCTGGTGGCGGCCTCGCTGGCTCCCCCGGCGGGCATTATCGGCATGGCCATGGCCATTGGCCGCTGGGATATGGCCGTCAATGGGGTGTTTTTGCTGCTGCTCCAGCTCAGCGGCATCAACCTGTCGGCGGCGATTTTGTTTCGCACCTTTGGGCTATCTACCCGCGGGGCGCGCTACCGGCGGGGCAAGCCCGGAGTGTTTCCGGTGGCGCTGGGGTCAGTGCGATCGCTCTGGCCGGCCTGCTCACCTGGCAGCTGTCAAACTCGCCCAGCCTACAGCGCTCCAGCCGCACCCAGCGGGCCAATGCCGAAGTGCAATCCGTCATTCAACAATTTCCCCAGGTCAAGCTGGTGGAGTCAACGGCGCGGTTTACTCGGGCTGACATCCAGGGCCAAAATACGCTGCTGTCGGAGGTCTTTGTGCAGCGCCAGCCCAACAGTAGCGATTCTGACGCAGACATTCGGGCTGAGTTGACCCAGGCCATTCAAGCTCACCTGCTTGATGAGGGGTTTGATGTGACGCCCTTAGTCAGCGTCAATGTGCTCGAAGCGCCTCCTGCTAAAAATTAATTCAGCACACCCATAACCCACTGGGGGTAGAGGCCGAGTCCCCTGGTTTTCCTTAGGCTGGCATAGATATTATTCTCTAGATCTATGAATTTCGACTATTCACCCATCTGGGAAAAAATTCAGGCGATGGTCAATGGTTTTCTGGCTCTGTTGCCAAACATTGCCCTGGCCATTGTCGTATTTTTAATTTTCTTTTGGGTAGCTAAAGGCATTAGAACAACGGTTAGACGGCTCACCCAGCGGCGGCGGCGGACGCGAAATGTCGGTCTGGTTTTAGGGCGTTTGGCTCAGGGCACAACGGTTTTGGTGGGTCTTTTTGTCGCCCTTTCCATTGTCATTCTCACCCTGCAGGCTGGCGATTTGGTGCAGCTCCTGGGCATCAGCGGGGTGGCGATTGGCTTTGCCTTTCGAGATATCTTGCAGAATTTCTTGGCGGGCATTCTCATTTTATTGACTGAGCCGTTTCAAATCGACGATCAAATCATTTTCAAAGACTTTGAGGGCACCGTCGAGCACATTGAAACTCGCGCCACCACTCTTAGAACCTACGACGGTCGCCGCATTGTGATTCCTAATGGAGAGCTATTTACCAATTCGGTTTTGGTCAACACCGCCTTTGAAAACCGCCGGTTGCAGTACGACATTGGTATCGGCTATGGCGATGATATTGCCACGGCTAAAGAGCTAATTTTAGAAGCCATTTATGACACCGACGACGTGTTGGCGGCACTGGTCTGCTAGACGGTGATGAGTAAAATGACTGTAGTGCAACTACTTCAGTCT
Above is a genomic segment from Nodosilinea sp. E11 containing:
- a CDS encoding AI-2E family transporter, which encodes MQFKKWVGLLALGVSIYLLWEIRQVLLLLFAAVVIATVLNRVVRVLRRLRIKRGLAIAITIALLLLLVFGLFAIILPRFIGQLQNLSALLPGALERLSNIYNWFQGRIPGMGLGESQGVDRLLNEAQALVSSTFGNFFIILNSSINAVVNLLLVVAATVMLLVNPGSYRRTVIVAFPAFYRDRVNEILNKCEHSLVGWFQGTLVGMATIGTLSYIGLLILGVPLPLVNAILAGLLEIIPNVGPVISAIPAILLALLDAPWKGLAVLILYFLIQQLESLILMPILMKQTVSLMPLFTLLSVVIFAALFGLLGLFLSVPLLIVVQTCLQEVLVKDVMDSWQAPRPPSQDQVHQR
- a CDS encoding HPP family protein yields the protein MSQDRKSLKPIKGANRALRRRLNLRGELALAIAPTAVVLAVLALVEALSQQRLLFASLASSAFLIYLDPQHGTNSVRTLLISQLMAAGLGFITYTTVGSGYLSGGLAMVITIVLMIVLDVVHPPAVATSLSFALRSGNESNLLLFGLAVGITATLVMLEKLSLWVLARHSS